A stretch of DNA from Candidatus Abawacabacteria bacterium:
TCCCCCATAAAAAACCTAGCTGGAGGAATGTTGTGCCACAAGAATGCTGTCAAACCACCAATTAGCATGCCACAAAAAGCAGTTAGCACCACTAAACCTTTCATGAAGGCCAAGACCCCAAAACCACCAAAAGCCATAATCAAAAGTCCACTAGCCAGACCATCAAGTCCATCTGTCACATTGACCGCATTGCTACTAGCATTAATCACAAAGGCAAACAGTGGTATATACCACAAACCAATGACAAAATCCCCAATAGCCGGGATATGAATCTGATCATAACCAAGTTTGGCAAAAAACCACCAAGCACCAAGAAGACCAAACAAGGTGAGCCAGAAAAACTTTGGCTTTGCACCAATCCCCTTTTTGGCACCAATCCCCCTGATATTATAATAATCATCTAAAGCACCCAAGAGCCCAGTTACTACCAAAGTAAAGACAGGCAAGTATGTTTGCCCACGATCCAACACCGACCAAGTCTCTGGAATAATATTTACATAGCTAAGTAAACCCGAAACCAATACCAAGACTGCCACTACTCCCCAAACTAAAAAGCCGCCCATAGTGGGAGTACCCTTTTTCTTGCCATGTAATTGTTGAAAAATTATCGCTTTTGCTCCATCTACAGCCTCTTCGCGAATTTGCTTCCCTAATTTGTTCTTGGTCAAAAACCCAACAAATGCTGGGGTTAGCAACATAGTAATCAGAAAAGCAATTGTACTATAGCCAAAGATATAAAGTAATTGAGGGATATGATTCATATCCATGAAGCGATAATTTATGCTGACATACCCTTAGGTTGAACTTTGATTCGTCGATGGAAACCTTCACCCACACTAAAAGCTTCAAGATCACTATATTCAGGTTTAGTAAACATCGTATGGACAGCTCTGCGACGATAGCTAGGCATTGGCGCCAGTTCAATTGCTTGTTGAGAAGAACGAACTTTTTCCGCCACTTCCTTAGCCACAATTTCTGCATTTGCTTCTTGATTTTTACGATAATTATCAATATCCAAAACAACCTCTAATTCAGGATCTACATATCTTCGTACTAATAAACGCCACAAGTGTTGTAAAGCAAACAGAGTCTCTCCTTGTCTGCCAATGGCCAGGGCAGGTACCTTTGCTTTTAAATTGACACGCAAGAGTTTCTCCGTAGAAACTACTGGCTCTTCTTTTTCTTCCATTTCCCAATCTTCAATTTCAATCAAAGACTTAGCTAATAAATCTTGTAATAATGCAATAGCTTTACGCTGCAATTCGTCCATACTAATAAGGTTAATTACGTCGATTAAGAATAAGCTGCTGACCTATTCCAAATATCGTTGAGCATATCCAATACAAAGCCAAACCAGCTGGATAACTAGTAGCAATCCAAGCCAACATTACCGGAAATAAATAGGTCATAGACTTGGTAGCCTGTTCTATTTCCTTCATTGGTTTCGGCTCATTTTTTTCTTTTGGCGTAATGTCTTGAATCTTTTCTTTTTGTTGGACTTGAGTAAGCTTCATAGTAATAAACTGCGTCACTCCGGTGATAATAGGCAAAATATATTTATCAGCTTGCGTAAGATCCAAACCGAGAAAGTGAACATTGATAATTTGTAAATCAAAGTTAGCTAATGGTGCATAAAGATAATGAGTAAAAGCAGGATTCAAACCATCTCGTAACACAGCAAATACAGCATATAAGAAAGGCAGCTGAATTAGTATTGGCAAACAACTACCACAGGGATGCACACCATGTTCTTTATATAACTTCATCACTTCCTCAGCTTGCTTTTGTTGATCTTTAGCGTATTTCACTTTTACTGCATTAATTTTTGGTTGTAATTGTTGCAGACTTTTTTGTTGTTTGAGGCTGGTATAAGTAGGCAAAAAAAGTACTAAACGAATCAACAAAGTAAGTACGATAATAGCTAAACCCAAATCATGCGCCGGCAACCATGAAGTTAACCAAATTAGCAAATTATAAATCGGCCGAAACAGTAGTTCGTCCCATATTGTATTGAGAAAGGCCATAAGTAGTTGGAGACAAATAGAAACAGTGCAGCCGAAGGATAGCAGCGAGCCTAAATCAAGGCAAATCAATTCCTCCCTTATGCCATGGATTGCAGCGAATAAGCCTACCCAACGCTTTCATCAACCCACGGAACAAACCATATCGCTCTAAAGATTGATGCGCATACTCAGAACAAGAGGGATAAAACTTACAATAGCCATAGGGGAAAAATCTCTTACCAATAGTACTATGATCTGGAGAAAGGGAAACTTGATACAGCTTAATCAGTTTTCGGGGAAATGCTGTGAGTAATATCGAACAAAACTTTTTCGCCTTGGGCCACAATTGTTTGCCAATCAGCAGATAAGATTTTATCTTTGGCCAAAAAAATACAGTCATAAAGAAAATCTGAAGTGTCAGTAAAAAACACCTTCCTGATCATAGCACGAACTCGTCTTTTAATTCTCGCGCGTTTCGGTGCCACCTTAACTTGTTTGTTGCTAATAACTACTGTAAAACGTGCCATGGGAAAATACTTCGGAAAGTAGACAACTGTAAAAAGAGGCATATGGATACGCCTCCCCTTCTTCAAAAGCACATTAATGCCTTTCGCTGTCAGACGATACTGTCGTGCTAGCACAAAACTTACTAAACAGCTAAACGGGCACGACCAATACTACGACGATTAGCAATTACCCTTCTACCCGTTGGTGTGGCCATACGAGCAAGAAAGCCATGACGGCGTTTGCGACGACGATTTTTTGTTGCATTACCTTGACGCATATGAATTCATATAAACTAACAGCGCAGAGTCTACGGACAAGGAGCAAAATCGTCAAGTTAGCAAAGTGACTGACTAATTTCAGATAGCATTTTTCATGCGCAA
This window harbors:
- the mraY gene encoding phospho-N-acetylmuramoyl-pentapeptide-transferase; the encoded protein is MNHIPQLLYIFGYSTIAFLITMLLTPAFVGFLTKNKLGKQIREEAVDGAKAIIFQQLHGKKKGTPTMGGFLVWGVVAVLVLVSGLLSYVNIIPETWSVLDRGQTYLPVFTLVVTGLLGALDDYYNIRGIGAKKGIGAKPKFFWLTLFGLLGAWWFFAKLGYDQIHIPAIGDFVIGLWYIPLFAFVINASSNAVNVTDGLDGLASGLLIMAFGGFGVLAFMKGLVVLTAFCGMLIGGLTAFLWHNIPPARFFMGDTGSLSFGATLGVIAMMTNAVFMLPIIGFVFVIETLSSLLQIASKRFLHRKIFAITPLHHLCEHWGWPEYTVTMRFWIIGGLCAVIGVIIGLLTMGIQ
- a CDS encoding YidC/Oxa1 family membrane protein insertase; amino-acid sequence: MAFLNTIWDELLFRPIYNLLIWLTSWLPAHDLGLAIIVLTLLIRLVLFLPTYTSLKQQKSLQQLQPKINAVKVKYAKDQQKQAEEVMKLYKEHGVHPCGSCLPILIQLPFLYAVFAVLRDGLNPAFTHYLYAPLANFDLQIINVHFLGLDLTQADKYILPIITGVTQFITMKLTQVQQKEKIQDITPKEKNEPKPMKEIEQATKSMTYLFPVMLAWIATSYPAGLALYWICSTIFGIGQQLILNRRN
- the yidD gene encoding membrane protein insertion efficiency factor YidD produces the protein MTVFFWPKIKSYLLIGKQLWPKAKKFCSILLTAFPRKLIKLYQVSLSPDHSTIGKRFFPYGYCKFYPSCSEYAHQSLERYGLFRGLMKALGRLIRCNPWHKGGIDLP
- a CDS encoding ribonuclease P protein component, coding for MLLKKGRRIHMPLFTVVYFPKYFPMARFTVVISNKQVKVAPKRARIKRRVRAMIRKVFFTDTSDFLYDCIFLAKDKILSADWQTIVAQGEKVLFDITHSISPKTD
- the rpmH gene encoding 50S ribosomal protein L34; protein product: MRQGNATKNRRRKRRHGFLARMATPTGRRVIANRRSIGRARLAV